A segment of the Yersinia rochesterensis genome:
CGGCATCATCGGGGGGGCCATGCAATTACTGGCTTATGGCATTGTCATTTGGGCCATGAAAAGTACGCCAATTGCCTTGGTAGCCGCACTCCGCGAAACGAGTGTCCTCTTTGCAATGATTATTTCTATCTGGATGTTAAAAGAAAAACCCTCGGTGTTACGGCTTATAGCCAGTGCCATTATTATGGCTGGAGTGGCTATTACCAAATTTGGTTGATTTTTCATCTCCCAAGGAAACGCCTATTGCCTCGATAAAAACGAGTGTGCGACCTCTTCTGTAAATACGCTATACTCATATAAATCCTATAAATAAGGAGAATATATGCTCATAGGATTTGCTTTACTGGTTAGCACCTGCGGAATGGATGCTTGCGAGGCTCTGCCCGTCACTGACGATATTTACGCAACACGCCATGAGTGTATGGCTGTAGCTGCTCGTCTTCATCAAAGAAGACCCGATGTAGTATTGATTTGTGGTGAAGTCTACCGCCACTCTGATAGTGATAAATCTGAGTAATACATGTAGAGTTAGTTTTACTGCCTAAATTTAACTCTCCCAACAGTCATAACCCCGCGTGCTCTCTTCATTGTGTAAACAGTCTGTTATGCGAAAAAAAATTATTGCGACAGGAGTAATCAAATAGAAAGTCCTGCTACGCTTTAATTAAGTATCAAAGGCAATATGAGTATTAAATTATGGCATATAAACACTTATCAAAAAATAGGCCATAACAATGAGTAAACATCCGTTCACCAGGAGATTTACAATGAATCATCCTTCATGCGATATCTGAATATGTGTAAAGAACACCGTAAATAACGGGTTATTGCTTTTACATATAAAGGATTCCAAAAATGCTCCAATTCGATGCTTATAGCACACTCGTCGCTGCAAGCCTGGTTCTATTACTAGGAAGGCAGTGCATCAAAAAAATTCCTTTATTACAAAAACATGCCATTCCTGACCCCATCGCTGGCGGCTTACTGGTTGCATTAATATTTCTACTTATACACCAAACCACAAGTTGGGAAGCTCACTTTGATACGTCATTACGTGACCCATTGATGTTGACCTTTTTTGCCTCAATTGGTCTTAACGCTAATCTCGCCAGTTTAAGGGCGGGTGGAAAGGTATTAATAAAATTTATCGTCGTCGTTATTGGTCTGTTGTTATTACAAAATACAATTGGCATTGGTATGGCTAAAATGCTCGGGCTGGAACCTTTAATGGGATTATTGACCGGGACTATTACTCTGTCTGGCGGACATGGTACTGGGGCCGCCTGGAGCAGTGTGTTTGTTAAGAATTATGGGTTAGTTAATGCTACTGAAGTTGCGATGGCCTGCGCGACCTTTGGTTTGGTATTAGGTGGGTTAATCGCCGGGCCTGTTGCACTTTATCTAATTAAACATTCTGCGACACCTAATGGAAGACCAGAGGATGCGTTGCAACCGACAACTTTCGAAAAACCTCAGTCAGGGCGAATGATCACCTCATTGGTTTTGGTCGAAACCATCGCCATGATTACCATTTGTCTGATGGTCGGTGGCTATATTAGAGAACTGCTGGCGGGATCAGTATTTGAATTACCTGTATTTGTTTATGTCCTGTTTGTTGGGGTTATTCTCAGTAATATACTCGCTTACACTCGGTTTTATCAGGTATTTGACCGTGCAGTCTCTATATTGGGTAACGTCAGTCTTTCCCTTTTTCTGGCAATAGCGTTGATGAGCTTAAAGTTATGGGAGTTAGCCTCACTGGCCCTCCCAATGTTGGCTATTTTACTGGCGCAAACACTGCTGATGGTATTATACGCAATATTTGTAACTTACCGGGTTATGGGGAAAAATTACGATGCTGCGGTTCTTGCCGCTGGGCATTGTGGTTTAGGTTTAGGTGCTACACCCACGGCAATTGCCAATATGCAGGCGGTTACCGATCGTTTCGGGCCATCTCACGTAGCCTTTCTTATTGTTCCGATGGTCGGGGCATTCTTCCTGGATATAGCCAATGCTATCGTAATTAAGTTGTCTTTATTACTCCCTATGTTTATCCCATTAAGTTGATTTAATTAAGCGCCCGACTAAAAATAACTCAAAATTTGGCGTTGTTATAAAATACAACGCCATTAGGTTCACAAAAAATACGATTAATTAACCACAAGGAGAGTAAAAATCACGCGTAATTAGCGCCCTTTCTTCTTACGTCCTGGTTGAGTGAAACGCTTACGGGCAGCAGAGTTACCTTCTGATTTCTCAGTGTTTTTAGCTCGGACAATGACGGTTTTTTTATCTGCAGCAACTTTAACTTTCGGCTTTTTTGACGGTTTTTCATCAGACGACGAATTCTCAATCAGCTTGAATAATTCTGTCAGTTCATCGTCGGTCAAATCTCTCCACTCGCCTTGCGGCAAGCCTTTCAGATTGACGTTCATAATACGGGTGCGCTCAAGCTTGGTCACTTCATAACCGAAATGCTTACACATACGGCGGATTTGGCGATTAAGACCCTGCACTAATGTGATGCTAAACACAAAGGCGGCTTCTTTTTTCACTTTACATTTTTTGGTCACAGTTCCCAACATCGGCACACCCGCACCCAAGCCGAGAATAAACTCGTCAGTCACCGGTTTATTAACCGTCACCACGTATTCTTTTTCGTGATCATTCCCAGCGCGCAGGATCTTGTTGACTAAATCGCCGTGATTCGTCAGGAAGATCAATCCTTGCGAGTCTTTATCGAGACGCCCGATAGGAAAAACGCGTTTACTATGGTTAACGAAATCAACGATGTTATCGGATTCACCATCCTCCGTGGTGCTTATGATGCCAACTGGTTTATTTAATGCGATCAATACTAAGTCGTTTTCGTCACGCGGTTCGATAAGTTGGCCATTAACTTTCACCACATCCCCGACATATACCTGATCGCCAACCGCAGCCCGCTTGCCATTAATAAAAACATTTCCTTGTTCGATGTAACGATCAGCATCGCGGCGCGAGCAGACACCGCTCTCGCTAATGTATTTGTTAAGACGAATGGATGAGTTAGTCAGCATAATTTTCCATAAAAATCGGACTATACCACGATACGTTACAAATTCTACAAGACTGCTTAGCTGGGAGACAGCGGAGTAATACCAACATCACAGATAGTCCTTAAAGGTTGGCGCTAACAACGCATCCATTACGTGGTAACTTGAATTCAGTTATTCTTTTTCTGACCAGTGGTCAACGGCGTACAGTGCGTTATAATATACAAGCTAAACTAGTTACGGACAGAAGTGACTGTTTGCCATTTAATAACCCATGGAAGATATCTTCACAATGAAAACCTCGATTATCAGTTCTTTTATTTTTACCACTCTTGCAGCATCGCCTCTTTATGCATCTGAACAAAAGATTCTCACACAACAGCAGATAGCGACTATTGTCAATAACACCCTGACTCCATTAATTGAAAAACAAGATATTCCCGGCATGGCCGTTGCTGTGTTTTATGACGGCAAACCCTTGTTCTTTAACTATGGCTTTGCCGATATAAAAAATCGCCGCCCGGTAACGGAAAATACCTTATTCGAACTTGGCTCAGTCAGTAAAACTTTCACTGGGGTAGTCGGTGGATATGCTGAGCAAACAGGTATTCTTAACCTAAGTGATTCTGCAACAAAATATAGCCCAGAACTAACTGGCCTTCAGTGGAAAGATATTAGCATGCTGAACTTGGCGACATATACCGCAGGTGGTCTGCCTCTTCAAGTTCCTGATTCTGTCACTAGCATGAAACTATTGTGGCAATACTACCAGCAATGGCAGCCACAGTGGGCACCCGGTGTGATGCGAAACTACTCCAACGCCAGTATTGGATTATTCGGCACACTGGCAGTGAAAAAAAGCAATTTGTCGTTTGAAGACTATATGACCCAAAATGTTTTTCAACCTTTAAAGTTAACACACACCTTTATAACTATTCCCGATTACATGCAATCAGACTACGCGTGGGGATATAAAGACGGTCAGCCGGTTCGTGTCACTCCAGGGGTACTGGCGGCTGAAGCCTACGGAGTAAAATCTACTGCACAAGATATGGTAAAGTTTATGCAGGCAAATATTGAGCCTGAAAAACTTCTGGCTGATAATGATAAATTAAAGAAAGCCATCATCGCCGCCCAATCACGTTATTACCGATCAGGGAACATGTTCCAAGGGCTGGGATGGGAAATGTATGACTGGCCTATTAATTCACAAGAAGTCATTGCTTCCAGTAGCAATGAAATTGCCTTGCAACCTCATAAAATTAACGCATTGATGCCTCCATATTCTGCTGTTCCAGCATCTTGGGTACACAAAACGGGTAGTACTAATGGTTTTGGCGCATATATTGCTTTTATTCCAGAGAAGAAGATCGGAATAGTGATGTTAGCTAATAAAAATTACCCTAATCCTGTCCGAGTGGAAGCAGCAAATCATATTCTTCAGTCATTGTATTAATAATACTGCCGAATAGCTAAATATAAAAATTGTCTCTTGATACAGTGTTCTGTTCAAGAGACAATTTTCACCTTTTTCCCAAAAACCAATACACGGCTATTTAAGTAAAATATTATCCCAAGCACCTTAATAAAGCCGGAAATTCATTGGCTGGTCTAATTGCCAACCTTACTCCCAAAGTGCGAAATGTTTGCCCAGTTGCGCACCGCGCTATATCAAAACCAACAGCAGACGTGATGAGGCCATAGTCGAACTTGCCGGGCGCGTAGGTTATTGACCAAATCATCCAGCTTTGCTGGCCATCATTTTATGATGCCAGTTCACCAATAACCGGTCACTCTGCAACAGCTCAAACCAAATACGGGTGAAATTAAGAAATGATTTTTCCGATCGGGATTTCAGGGCGACACGCGACGGGAAATCCAGATTTTCCCATTCGAGAATATCGCTCATGTGGTGATCCTGCTATCGCGCCATGGTTGGGTGATTTATCGCCATTATTCCCCTTGCACTTTTTGCCCGATAGGGACAAAATGACATTTGTAATTACAGATGTCATTACATAAGTGAGGTTCAAAGATGGGTAACATTAATATTCGCATTGATGATGACTTAAAAGATCGTTCTTATGCGGTACTGGAAAAGCTGGGGGTCACCCCCTCTGATTTGCTGCGCCAGACACTGGAATATGTGGCACAAAGTGGCAAACTGCCCTTTAAATCCGTGTTGCTGACCGATGAAGATCAAGCACTGGTCGCCGTAGTCAGAGAACGTTTAGCCAATCCACAACCGGTCAGGGTGTCACTGGATGACTTATAATCTTGATTTTGATCGCCGGGCGCTAAAGGAATGGCATAAGCTCGGCGATACCGTACGCCAGCAATTTAAGAAAAAGTTGCTCGAAGTGATTAAAAATCCACGCGTTGAAGCCAATAAACTGCGCGACTTACCTGATTGTTACAAAATAAAACTACGCAGCGCCGGATACCGCCTGATTTATCAGGTGCAAGACGAAAAAATCACGGTTTTTGTGGTTGCCGTGGGTAAACGGGATCGTGAAGAAGCCTACAGTGAAGCTGGCAATCGCGTCTGATTGTCAGTTTTCAATCCAACCCCGGCAATTTACCCTCTAACATCTGCTGTACTTTTGCATAATCTTCTGGCGTGTAACTCACCTGGCTAATGGCACCACCATCAGGGCCGCTGATTTCGGTCTTATTTTTCAGCATACCCAAATGCTGACCCACCATTTTTAGCGCGTCGTCCTGATTTCGAGTAATGACTTCTAAGCCAAACTTGCCTTGCTTAACACCGGCATAAAGGCGGCGTGCCGAAATCGATAAATCCCGCGAATCATGAAAATGCGCCCTGCCTTCCCTCACCATTACAACGTGGGCAATCTGGATTAGGATCGAGCGTACTGTCAAAACCGTAACCGCCATCATCCAGTGGTGCAGGTTTTCCGTTATTGGTTCTTTTCTCTGACTCTTCCTGATATTCCTGCTCGTTAATCCACTGGTATTTATTTTCAATCCCCCAGCAATGACGGCAACATAAACGACGAAACTCTGAAATTTCGTTGGCGTTGGCCGTGGCAATATCCCACCACCAATTTAACACAGCATCTTGCGTGATATGCGTCCGTTTCTCTCTGGCTTCCATAGCATCGCGTATGGCTTTGTTTACCGATACATGGCGATACAACCGACGGGCAGCGGCAGCACCGGTTAGCCAATATCTGACTAACTGGCGATATGTGCTGACGTAATGCCACACGGGTAAAAGACACCTTAGACGGCCTTGGTGGAATGCTTGAAGATAAATTCGACGCCACTATGTCATTTATCAGAACTCTTGATGGTCATGCAGACGTTTGTGATAAAGAAGCTAAACGCTATACGTGATGCTATAAAAGACCGAATATCAAAATTCGTGTAATTTTCGTGTAT
Coding sequences within it:
- the gltS gene encoding sodium/glutamate symporter; translated protein: MLQFDAYSTLVAASLVLLLGRQCIKKIPLLQKHAIPDPIAGGLLVALIFLLIHQTTSWEAHFDTSLRDPLMLTFFASIGLNANLASLRAGGKVLIKFIVVVIGLLLLQNTIGIGMAKMLGLEPLMGLLTGTITLSGGHGTGAAWSSVFVKNYGLVNATEVAMACATFGLVLGGLIAGPVALYLIKHSATPNGRPEDALQPTTFEKPQSGRMITSLVLVETIAMITICLMVGGYIRELLAGSVFELPVFVYVLFVGVILSNILAYTRFYQVFDRAVSILGNVSLSLFLAIALMSLKLWELASLALPMLAILLAQTLLMVLYAIFVTYRVMGKNYDAAVLAAGHCGLGLGATPTAIANMQAVTDRFGPSHVAFLIVPMVGAFFLDIANAIVIKLSLLLPMFIPLS
- the rluF gene encoding 23S rRNA pseudouridine(2604) synthase RluF, with the protein product MLTNSSIRLNKYISESGVCSRRDADRYIEQGNVFINGKRAAVGDQVYVGDVVKVNGQLIEPRDENDLVLIALNKPVGIISTTEDGESDNIVDFVNHSKRVFPIGRLDKDSQGLIFLTNHGDLVNKILRAGNDHEKEYVVTVNKPVTDEFILGLGAGVPMLGTVTKKCKVKKEAAFVFSITLVQGLNRQIRRMCKHFGYEVTKLERTRIMNVNLKGLPQGEWRDLTDDELTELFKLIENSSSDEKPSKKPKVKVAADKKTVIVRAKNTEKSEGNSAARKRFTQPGRKKKGR
- the ampC gene encoding class C beta-lactamase produces the protein MKTSIISSFIFTTLAASPLYASEQKILTQQQIATIVNNTLTPLIEKQDIPGMAVAVFYDGKPLFFNYGFADIKNRRPVTENTLFELGSVSKTFTGVVGGYAEQTGILNLSDSATKYSPELTGLQWKDISMLNLATYTAGGLPLQVPDSVTSMKLLWQYYQQWQPQWAPGVMRNYSNASIGLFGTLAVKKSNLSFEDYMTQNVFQPLKLTHTFITIPDYMQSDYAWGYKDGQPVRVTPGVLAAEAYGVKSTAQDMVKFMQANIEPEKLLADNDKLKKAIIAAQSRYYRSGNMFQGLGWEMYDWPINSQEVIASSSNEIALQPHKINALMPPYSAVPASWVHKTGSTNGFGAYIAFIPEKKIGIVMLANKNYPNPVRVEAANHILQSLY
- a CDS encoding type II toxin-antitoxin system RelB/DinJ family antitoxin, with product MGNINIRIDDDLKDRSYAVLEKLGVTPSDLLRQTLEYVAQSGKLPFKSVLLTDEDQALVAVVRERLANPQPVRVSLDDL
- a CDS encoding type II toxin-antitoxin system RelE family toxin, with the protein product MTYNLDFDRRALKEWHKLGDTVRQQFKKKLLEVIKNPRVEANKLRDLPDCYKIKLRSAGYRLIYQVQDEKITVFVVAVGKRDREEAYSEAGNRV